TTCTCTATTTTCTCTGACCTCCTCCCCGCCCTAAAGGGTGGGGAGGTTTGGGGCTACATCCCCGGCTTCCGCCGGGTTTAGCCTCACGCCCGGTCTTAGGCGTGTTACCCCTACCCCGCATAGTGCGGGGCTCGGGGTTATGGCTCTACTCTTAGCTAGTATGTTGAATGCCCCCACGAGGTCTGCGTTGAATACGATGTTATGCTTGTAGCATTTGAACAGCCCTCTCGATATTCTCTTGTGATTCTCTATTGCCCTGCATATTGGGCATGTTCTAGATGTATCCTT
This is a stretch of genomic DNA from Sulfolobales archaeon. It encodes these proteins:
- a CDS encoding zinc ribbon domain-containing protein; amino-acid sequence: KDTSRTCPICRAIENHKRISRGLFKCYKHNIVFNADLVGAFNILAKSRAITPSPALCGVGVTRLRPGVRLNPAEAGDVAPNLPTL